A single region of the Hyphomonas adhaerens MHS-3 genome encodes:
- a CDS encoding TetR/AcrR family transcriptional regulator, translating to MGEMPVSKTAAKREARICEILSCAEKHFSNKGFHGAGISGIAADCGISVGHLYHYFGSKDELILAVVKSEMGRQDESITAFEDLSPENLRLEMAELTTAIFSTDAEPFRTVLNFEILAEAQRNPEVAALLQQQDTQMRRRFVTILRRAGIDDPETRTELIFTIFSGLSARALRHPEQERAALLEVIKDVILKILGDKQVASGALSA from the coding sequence ATGGGTGAAATGCCCGTGTCGAAGACGGCTGCAAAACGCGAGGCGCGGATCTGCGAGATCCTCTCCTGTGCAGAAAAACACTTTTCAAACAAGGGATTCCATGGTGCCGGCATTTCCGGTATCGCGGCTGATTGCGGTATCAGCGTGGGGCATCTCTATCACTATTTTGGTAGTAAGGATGAGTTGATCCTGGCGGTTGTGAAATCGGAGATGGGACGTCAGGACGAGAGTATCACGGCCTTCGAAGACCTGTCTCCTGAAAACCTGCGGTTGGAAATGGCTGAGCTTACGACAGCAATTTTTTCGACCGACGCGGAGCCTTTCCGGACGGTCCTGAACTTTGAAATCCTGGCCGAAGCACAAAGAAACCCTGAAGTTGCGGCGCTTCTTCAACAGCAGGATACTCAGATGCGGCGCCGATTCGTGACCATACTTCGGCGCGCGGGGATCGATGACCCTGAAACGCGGACGGAACTGATCTTCACCATCTTTTCCGGCCTCTCGGCGCGGGCCCTGCGTCATCCGGAACAGGAACGCGCGGCGTTGCTGGAAGTCATTAAGGACGTGATCCTGAAAATTCTTGGTGATAAGCAGGTGGCGTCCGGTGCACTCAGCGCATGA
- a CDS encoding glycerophosphodiester phosphodiesterase family protein produces MKRLITASALVLAACTHAPATPSGPVETSAAAEPAAAWNTLTGERPIVIAHRGASGLYPEHTIMAYKTAIAQGADFIEPDLVMTSDGVLIARHDLYLSATTDIADHPEFADRKVKRQTPFGEQEDWWADDFTFAEIQTLKARQQFDGRPMQYNDTLDLVTFDEIMDLVLAEAEKGNIVGLHVEAKWPSHYTEIGKGLADPILDAMKAKGLKAAGIPVYIQCFEPPFLAEVAEKSDLPLIQNMVGAPYAAMMGLEYDLDDMTTDGVGADVSYVLGKDGQPTDFVTRAHEAGLLVHVYTVRDDRPDAPFTDSRAELAALFDAGVDGVWADFPATAVEVRGQAED; encoded by the coding sequence ATGAAACGTCTGATCACAGCTTCCGCGCTCGTCCTGGCCGCGTGCACCCATGCGCCCGCCACCCCGTCAGGCCCGGTGGAAACATCCGCCGCCGCAGAACCTGCCGCCGCATGGAACACGCTGACCGGCGAACGCCCGATCGTCATCGCCCACCGGGGCGCCAGCGGCCTCTACCCCGAACACACGATCATGGCCTACAAGACGGCCATTGCGCAGGGGGCGGACTTTATCGAACCGGACCTTGTGATGACATCAGACGGTGTCCTGATCGCCCGGCATGACCTCTACCTCTCCGCGACAACCGACATTGCAGACCATCCCGAATTCGCTGACCGCAAGGTAAAACGCCAGACCCCGTTCGGCGAACAGGAAGACTGGTGGGCCGACGACTTTACCTTTGCGGAAATCCAGACCCTGAAAGCCCGCCAGCAATTCGATGGCCGCCCGATGCAGTACAATGACACGCTGGATCTCGTGACATTCGACGAGATCATGGACCTCGTCCTGGCCGAAGCGGAGAAAGGCAACATTGTCGGCCTGCACGTCGAAGCCAAATGGCCGAGCCACTACACCGAAATCGGCAAAGGCCTTGCCGATCCGATCCTCGACGCCATGAAAGCGAAAGGCCTGAAGGCCGCCGGCATCCCGGTTTACATCCAGTGCTTCGAACCGCCCTTCCTGGCTGAGGTCGCGGAGAAGAGCGACCTGCCATTGATCCAGAACATGGTCGGCGCACCCTATGCCGCCATGATGGGACTGGAATACGACCTGGACGACATGACGACAGACGGCGTCGGCGCCGACGTCTCCTATGTGCTCGGCAAGGATGGCCAGCCGACGGATTTTGTCACCCGCGCCCATGAAGCTGGGCTGCTCGTCCATGTCTACACCGTGCGGGACGACCGCCCGGATGCGCCCTTTACCGACAGCCGCGCGGAACTCGCCGCCCTGTTCGACGCCGGTGTTGACGGCGTCTGGGCGGACTTCCCGGCAACCGCCGTCGAGGTGCGCGGGCAAGCGGAAGACTAA
- a CDS encoding CaiB/BaiF CoA transferase family protein, which produces MENTAETAQGPLAGLRVLELGQLIAGPFCAQLFGDMGADVIKVEAPGQGDPMRTWGRTGYPLLWSVCARNKRCITANLREKEGQDIVRQLVRQADFVIENFRPGTMEKWGLGYEDLKKENPGIIMIRISGYGQTGPYSKRPGYASVGEAMGGVRYLMGEPDRKPSRAGISLGDTLAGTFATVGALAALHHREKTGEGQVVDAAIYESILAITESLVPEYTVENFTRERSGSYLPAIAPSNIYDGSDGMVIIAANQNTVFARLCDAMGRPELKDDPRYATHVARGENQEELDALINDWTRTRTIDEVEAVMIEHAVPVGKVYRARDMLDDPHFAARDALVDLASERWGTIKMQNVFPKLSATPGSVRWSGPETLGAHTEQVLTELLDLTPEQIGKLRNSGIV; this is translated from the coding sequence ATGGAAAATACGGCGGAAACGGCACAGGGGCCCCTGGCGGGACTTCGTGTTCTCGAACTCGGCCAACTGATTGCGGGGCCGTTCTGTGCCCAGCTCTTCGGCGACATGGGCGCCGATGTTATCAAGGTTGAGGCGCCGGGGCAGGGCGATCCGATGCGTACCTGGGGGCGGACGGGTTATCCGCTGCTCTGGTCTGTCTGCGCCCGTAACAAGCGCTGCATCACGGCAAACCTGCGCGAGAAGGAAGGCCAGGACATCGTCCGGCAGCTGGTTCGTCAGGCAGATTTCGTCATCGAGAATTTCCGCCCGGGCACGATGGAAAAATGGGGCCTTGGCTATGAAGACCTGAAAAAGGAAAATCCCGGGATCATCATGATCCGTATCTCCGGGTACGGGCAAACGGGGCCGTATTCGAAGCGCCCCGGTTATGCGTCCGTGGGGGAGGCCATGGGCGGCGTGCGCTATCTGATGGGGGAACCCGACCGGAAACCGTCCCGCGCCGGCATTTCCCTCGGTGATACGCTTGCCGGCACGTTTGCCACAGTGGGCGCGCTGGCCGCGCTTCATCACCGGGAGAAGACCGGGGAAGGCCAAGTGGTTGATGCCGCGATCTATGAATCGATCCTGGCGATCACCGAATCCCTGGTGCCGGAATACACGGTCGAGAATTTCACCCGCGAGCGGTCCGGCTCTTACTTGCCGGCGATTGCGCCTTCGAACATCTATGACGGCTCGGATGGCATGGTGATCATTGCAGCGAACCAGAACACGGTTTTTGCCCGGCTGTGCGACGCCATGGGCCGGCCTGAACTGAAGGACGATCCACGATACGCAACCCATGTCGCCCGCGGCGAGAACCAGGAAGAGCTGGACGCGCTGATCAATGACTGGACCAGGACCCGTACCATCGATGAGGTCGAGGCTGTCATGATCGAACACGCTGTTCCGGTCGGCAAGGTCTATCGCGCCCGCGACATGCTGGATGACCCGCACTTTGCCGCCCGCGACGCGCTGGTCGATCTCGCAAGCGAACGCTGGGGCACGATCAAGATGCAGAACGTCTTTCCAAAACTGTCCGCGACGCCAGGCTCGGTCCGCTGGTCCGGGCCGGAGACGCTGGGCGCGCATACCGAGCAGGTTCTCACCGAGCTGCTGGACCTGACGCCGGAACAGATCGGCAAGCTGCGAAACAGCGGGATTGTCTAG
- a CDS encoding TonB-dependent receptor plug domain-containing protein: MKRHLRSATALAALTFSSQFVAFADPDAADSDRRLETVTVTTQKQEQTLIDVPINVSVTDQDLIDKLAADDIEDLGNFVPGLQVQAQSLNAPSYSLRGVVSDSGTPRVALFQNGVAIGNPGYGANLAIFDMERVEVVKGPQATLFGQGALVGGINFIQNHASLAGNSGAATLEAGDYNSVRAEGHYNWPSTTRSPCALRDKSNRWTAMFRTRPIRPT, from the coding sequence ATGAAACGTCATCTTCGTTCTGCAACCGCGCTTGCAGCTCTCACCTTCTCCAGCCAATTCGTCGCCTTCGCCGACCCGGATGCCGCAGATAGCGACCGCCGCCTTGAAACCGTTACGGTGACGACCCAGAAGCAGGAACAGACCCTGATCGACGTTCCGATCAACGTGTCCGTCACCGATCAGGACCTGATCGACAAACTCGCAGCTGACGACATTGAAGACCTCGGCAATTTCGTGCCGGGCCTGCAGGTTCAGGCACAGAGCCTCAACGCGCCGAGCTACTCGCTGCGCGGGGTCGTTTCCGACAGCGGCACGCCGCGCGTTGCCCTGTTCCAGAACGGCGTCGCCATTGGCAATCCGGGCTATGGCGCAAACCTCGCCATCTTCGACATGGAACGCGTCGAGGTCGTGAAAGGCCCGCAAGCCACGCTGTTCGGCCAGGGCGCCCTCGTCGGCGGCATCAACTTCATCCAGAACCACGCCTCGCTGGCCGGCAATTCAGGCGCCGCCACGCTGGAAGCCGGCGACTACAACTCCGTCCGGGCGGAAGGCCACTATAACTGGCCATCAACGACACGCTCGCCCTGCGCTTTGCGGGACAAGTCAAACAGATGGACGGCTATGTTCCGAACACGGCCAATTCGCCCGACCTGA
- a CDS encoding DUF2946 family protein: MSLLSAVALMAMIVRGLVPAGYMLAAADTPGDFVSIVICHGDGTDGTQALLDLKNGKIVDPEEIPGQTDDGKNQACPYAMSAHFTPVDVSGKLAEPVEAPARFLTQFDYIVPGRGLAAPPPPARGPPLTI; encoded by the coding sequence ATGTCGCTGCTCAGCGCTGTCGCGCTGATGGCCATGATTGTGCGCGGCCTGGTTCCGGCAGGCTACATGCTCGCGGCTGCAGATACGCCGGGCGATTTCGTCAGCATCGTCATCTGCCACGGTGACGGCACGGATGGCACGCAGGCCCTGCTGGACCTGAAAAACGGCAAGATCGTCGATCCGGAAGAGATCCCGGGCCAGACCGACGACGGCAAGAACCAGGCCTGCCCATATGCCATGTCGGCACATTTCACGCCGGTAGACGTATCCGGCAAGCTGGCAGAACCTGTTGAAGCGCCCGCCCGTTTCCTCACGCAGTTCGACTATATCGTTCCCGGCCGCGGCCTTGCGGCCCCGCCGCCGCCCGCCCGCGGACCGCCCCTGACCATCTGA
- a CDS encoding TonB-dependent receptor, whose amino-acid sequence MDGYVPNTANSPDLMGQDTTALRTALRWAPTDQLTADIFVNYQEDDSTGTQFTSGFFPVNGKVDPFGATAMNINPDQVRSKLGNDRELFYITSNIEYDINDAWSLTSLTDYRNLTSKEAWDSDGAAFNLLQFFQGQKANTFSQELRLNYDAGGKLTAFFGGNYFTIDNKAELRFSTDEAYAQSLFAPSLAAGAGLSLAEAQTYLALGGVPGGENFGSFDTPLQYSALAALLLNQLVPLYGEHLEQSLSTNGRDTYDLFGDVTYAVTDRLKLTAGLRYTKEDISASTIGHALKTNPYLLGLGGLNGVTLQPTLLLSADTLDKMASASESTDGAFTWRLNAAYRVSDNVNTWVAYGRGRRPEVLSAEGADYNLIDAETLDNVEAGVFGRFFDDRLQMTSSVYYGQYKDFQTTRFDPINGVFITENSGNATQYGFEFDGQALVNDYVRLLATYAYTHSEYDDKDDNGNPLQFAGNSFRLSPEQSFSLAADITVPMGEHGDISIVPSYIWKSKHFFEDDNGFNYAADGNGGFVRTPETYPDGTVVQEYQKAYGVANLRVGFDAASERWGAYVLGENIFDEEYLIDVGNTGGAFGLHTIIRGKPQMVKAGVYVKF is encoded by the coding sequence ATGGACGGCTATGTTCCGAACACGGCCAATTCGCCCGACCTGATGGGTCAGGACACGACCGCATTGCGGACCGCCCTGCGCTGGGCGCCGACAGACCAGCTGACGGCCGACATTTTCGTCAACTACCAGGAAGACGATTCCACCGGCACGCAGTTCACTTCCGGTTTCTTCCCTGTGAATGGCAAGGTCGATCCGTTCGGCGCCACCGCCATGAACATCAATCCGGACCAGGTGCGCAGCAAGCTCGGGAATGACCGTGAGCTGTTCTACATCACGTCCAACATCGAATACGACATCAACGATGCCTGGTCGCTGACCTCCCTGACCGACTATCGCAACCTGACCTCCAAGGAAGCGTGGGACTCCGATGGCGCCGCGTTCAACCTTCTCCAGTTCTTTCAGGGGCAGAAGGCCAATACATTCAGCCAGGAACTGCGCCTCAACTATGATGCGGGCGGCAAGCTGACAGCCTTCTTCGGCGGCAATTACTTCACCATCGACAACAAGGCAGAGCTTCGCTTCTCGACCGACGAGGCTTATGCCCAGTCGCTGTTCGCCCCGTCGCTCGCTGCCGGGGCTGGCCTGAGCCTGGCAGAAGCGCAGACTTACCTCGCTCTGGGCGGCGTTCCGGGTGGCGAGAATTTCGGCAGCTTCGATACGCCCCTCCAGTATTCCGCGCTTGCCGCCCTGCTGCTGAACCAGCTTGTGCCGCTCTATGGCGAACATCTTGAACAGTCGCTGTCGACCAATGGCCGCGATACCTACGATCTCTTCGGCGATGTCACCTATGCCGTGACCGACCGGCTGAAGCTGACCGCCGGTCTTCGCTATACGAAGGAAGATATCAGCGCGAGCACGATCGGCCATGCGCTGAAGACCAACCCTTACCTTCTTGGTCTGGGTGGCCTCAACGGTGTGACCCTGCAGCCAACCCTGCTGCTGAGCGCTGACACGCTCGACAAGATGGCGTCAGCATCGGAAAGCACCGACGGCGCCTTCACCTGGCGTCTCAACGCCGCCTACCGCGTGTCCGACAATGTGAACACCTGGGTCGCCTATGGCCGCGGCCGCCGTCCGGAAGTCCTGTCTGCCGAGGGTGCGGACTACAACCTGATCGACGCCGAGACGCTGGACAATGTGGAAGCGGGTGTCTTCGGCCGTTTCTTCGACGACCGCCTGCAAATGACCAGCTCTGTCTATTATGGACAGTACAAGGACTTCCAGACGACACGTTTCGACCCGATCAATGGCGTGTTCATCACCGAGAATTCCGGCAACGCAACCCAGTACGGTTTCGAATTCGACGGCCAGGCGCTGGTCAATGATTATGTCCGCCTGCTCGCGACTTATGCTTACACGCATTCGGAATATGACGACAAAGACGACAACGGAAACCCGCTGCAGTTTGCCGGCAACAGTTTCCGTCTCAGCCCGGAACAGAGCTTTTCCCTGGCAGCGGACATCACCGTGCCCATGGGTGAGCACGGCGATATCTCCATCGTCCCGAGCTATATCTGGAAGAGCAAGCACTTCTTCGAAGATGACAATGGTTTCAATTATGCCGCAGACGGCAATGGCGGTTTCGTCCGGACGCCGGAAACCTATCCGGACGGCACCGTGGTGCAGGAATACCAGAAGGCCTATGGCGTGGCGAACCTGCGCGTGGGCTTCGATGCGGCCAGCGAGCGCTGGGGCGCCTATGTTCTCGGCGAGAACATCTTCGATGAGGAATACCTGATCGATGTCGGCAATACCGGCGGGGCCTTCGGCCTGCACACGATCATCCGCGGCAAGCCGCAGATGGTGAAAGCCGGCGTCTACGTCAAATTCTGA
- a CDS encoding serine/threonine protein phosphatase, whose product MRISFLPSRPVMAAALLAVAGLAAACASSVAPPVGPPAADTEFTIAVLPDTQNYLDYTHQTAEGFPFDANEMFLEQMQFVADNLESEGGEIAFVSSLGDVWQHQTLAMDEEHRARGFKSVPNPIMDGHFAPTEKVKTVEMPKAHEGFSLIAGKTPFSVVPGNHDYDSMWTSAKFPPQASSPADVDPNDLKTSLGVVHPGGLDNFRSVFGAETAFFKDKPWYVASHDGGADSAQVFEAGGYRFLHIGLQFDPPNASLEWAAAVMAQYPGLPTIVSTHDYMTKEGERLPNPIVDGHAVDPINNSPEMVWEKLISQQDQIFLVLCGHEHGQAWRVDDNAFGNPVWQVLADYQDRGQTAKDAGVQSAWPVGIGDGWMRLMSFDFGKEVPELTVETYSTYYRKQSRDMAEYAGWYKAAEKPDLTDEAFHEEDDYVLVLDDFRSRFGTP is encoded by the coding sequence ATGCGAATTTCATTTCTTCCGTCGCGTCCGGTGATGGCGGCCGCGTTGCTTGCCGTTGCTGGTCTTGCGGCCGCCTGTGCCAGTTCGGTCGCTCCACCGGTTGGGCCGCCGGCGGCAGACACGGAATTCACGATCGCTGTCCTGCCGGATACCCAGAACTATCTCGACTACACGCACCAGACCGCGGAGGGCTTCCCCTTCGATGCGAACGAGATGTTCCTGGAGCAAATGCAGTTCGTCGCCGACAATCTGGAATCCGAAGGCGGTGAGATCGCCTTCGTCTCTTCACTCGGCGATGTCTGGCAGCATCAGACGCTCGCCATGGATGAAGAACACAGGGCGCGGGGGTTCAAGTCCGTGCCGAACCCGATCATGGATGGACACTTCGCACCGACTGAAAAGGTGAAGACCGTCGAGATGCCGAAGGCCCATGAGGGCTTCTCCCTGATCGCCGGCAAGACGCCGTTCTCGGTTGTGCCGGGCAATCATGATTATGACTCCATGTGGACATCGGCGAAGTTCCCGCCGCAGGCCAGTAGCCCGGCGGATGTCGATCCGAACGATCTCAAAACCTCTCTCGGCGTCGTGCATCCGGGCGGACTCGACAATTTCCGGTCCGTGTTCGGGGCGGAGACGGCCTTCTTCAAGGACAAGCCCTGGTATGTCGCCTCGCATGATGGCGGGGCAGACAGCGCGCAGGTGTTCGAAGCGGGCGGGTATCGTTTCCTCCATATCGGCCTCCAGTTCGATCCGCCGAATGCGTCGCTTGAGTGGGCCGCTGCGGTGATGGCGCAGTATCCCGGCCTGCCGACGATCGTCTCGACACATGACTACATGACCAAGGAAGGGGAGCGCCTGCCCAACCCGATTGTCGACGGGCATGCGGTCGACCCGATCAACAACAGCCCGGAAATGGTCTGGGAAAAGCTGATCAGCCAGCAGGACCAGATCTTCCTCGTCCTCTGCGGCCATGAACATGGCCAGGCCTGGCGGGTCGATGACAATGCGTTCGGCAATCCGGTCTGGCAGGTGCTCGCGGATTATCAGGACCGCGGGCAGACGGCGAAGGATGCCGGAGTGCAGTCGGCCTGGCCGGTCGGCATCGGCGATGGCTGGATGCGCCTGATGAGCTTCGACTTCGGCAAGGAGGTACCGGAACTGACGGTCGAGACCTATTCGACCTATTACCGGAAACAGAGCCGGGACATGGCGGAGTATGCCGGCTGGTACAAAGCGGCCGAGAAACCGGACCTGACGGATGAGGCCTTCCACGAGGAAGATGACTATGTGCTGGTGCTGGACGATTTCCGGTCGCGTTTCGGCACGCCATAG